The Stratiformator vulcanicus genome has a segment encoding these proteins:
- a CDS encoding M16 family metallopeptidase yields MHFHQTTLSNGLDVVAEVNPKAKSVAAGFFVKAGSRDETPDVSGVSHFLEHMAFKGNERYSADDVNRIFDEIGADYNASTGEEVTTYYAAVLPEHLPTAFELLSTLVRPTLRQEDFDLEKNVILEEIGMYDDQPAFLAYDKAMAAHFAGHPLGRSILGSNESISALTADAMRKYHAGQYVGGNITLAIAGNVGWDEIQALAGRYCDAIPEGDLEREVEEARPVGGTTVLTRDNTTQQYVMQMAPAPSAESPLRFAAELLSVVVGDDSGSRLYWDIVDPGHAEAAELGFNEYDGSGSWLTFLAGTPEETTANLDRIAAIYEKINAEGISEKELEQAKNKALSRVVLRSERPMGRLSSLGSNWVYRKSYESVDADLEAVKRVTTHDVRDLLSVYPLKQLTTVAIGPLDELQWQAS; encoded by the coding sequence ATGCACTTCCACCAAACCACGCTCTCCAATGGTCTCGACGTCGTCGCCGAGGTGAATCCCAAGGCGAAATCGGTCGCGGCGGGGTTCTTCGTCAAGGCGGGGAGTCGGGATGAGACGCCTGATGTATCGGGGGTCAGTCACTTTTTGGAGCACATGGCTTTCAAAGGGAACGAGCGGTATTCGGCGGATGATGTGAACCGCATCTTCGACGAGATCGGGGCCGACTATAACGCCAGCACCGGCGAGGAGGTGACGACCTATTACGCCGCGGTTTTGCCGGAGCATCTGCCGACGGCGTTCGAACTGCTTTCGACCCTGGTCCGGCCGACGCTGCGGCAGGAGGACTTCGATTTGGAGAAGAACGTCATCTTGGAGGAGATCGGGATGTACGACGACCAGCCGGCGTTTCTGGCCTATGACAAAGCGATGGCGGCTCACTTCGCCGGGCACCCGCTGGGGCGGAGCATTCTCGGATCGAACGAGTCGATCTCAGCCCTGACGGCGGACGCGATGCGGAAATATCACGCCGGGCAATATGTCGGGGGAAACATCACGCTGGCCATCGCGGGCAATGTCGGCTGGGATGAGATCCAGGCATTAGCCGGAAGATATTGCGATGCGATTCCCGAGGGGGACTTGGAGCGGGAAGTTGAAGAGGCCCGCCCCGTCGGTGGAACCACGGTTTTGACCCGCGACAATACCACGCAGCAATACGTCATGCAGATGGCTCCCGCGCCGTCAGCCGAGAGTCCGCTGCGATTTGCGGCGGAGCTCTTAAGTGTTGTCGTGGGGGATGACTCGGGGAGCCGGCTCTACTGGGACATCGTCGACCCCGGCCACGCGGAAGCCGCCGAGTTGGGCTTTAACGAATACGACGGCAGCGGCAGCTGGCTGACCTTCCTCGCCGGTACTCCGGAAGAAACGACGGCGAATCTCGACCGCATCGCGGCCATCTATGAAAAAATTAATGCCGAAGGCATTTCTGAGAAAGAACTGGAACAGGCCAAGAACAAGGCACTCTCCCGCGTCGTCTTAAGAAGCGAACGCCCGATGGGCCGGCTCTCGTCGCTCGGCAGCAACTGGGTTTATCGCAAGAGCTACGAGAGCGTGGATGCTGACCTCGAAGCGGTGAAACGCGTCACCACCCACGACGTGCGAGACTTGCTGTCCGTCTACCCGCTGAAACAATTAACAACCGTGGCAATCGGCCCGCTCGATGAGTTGCAATGGCAAGCGTCTTAA
- a CDS encoding class I SAM-dependent methyltransferase: MIDSEISALDAREAAFDEEYETMLRGVPSEPGHRVLDVGCGRGFFTRLLSGLNPSATILGVDTDVNALENAHSVCVNQLGRDVAFLNASAYRMPIPPEFFDLVFFAYSLETLSNHERLFKEMNRVLKPGGRLVILEDDGMHRMVLPLDPRDEGIVQQALATAFERRSAGIDGLCFSRYAYRILKRNGWRNPKRYSFGFDRLSPLSRIDRRFFDIALTELWSLVGDHTPEHERARLKSMLVPGGRDYIVDRPEFSATLFTSLIMAKKDGSNFSNAASCSAIDRVPMKPR, translated from the coding sequence ATGATCGACTCGGAAATCAGCGCTCTCGATGCCCGCGAAGCGGCGTTCGATGAAGAATACGAAACAATGCTTCGCGGAGTTCCTTCCGAGCCGGGGCATCGCGTACTCGACGTTGGTTGCGGAAGGGGGTTCTTCACCCGCCTGCTGAGCGGGCTGAATCCGTCGGCCACGATCCTGGGCGTTGATACCGACGTCAATGCCTTAGAAAACGCTCACAGCGTCTGCGTGAATCAACTCGGCCGAGACGTCGCCTTCCTGAATGCGTCGGCGTATCGCATGCCGATTCCCCCGGAGTTCTTCGACCTCGTTTTCTTTGCTTACAGCCTCGAAACGCTCTCGAATCACGAACGCCTCTTCAAAGAGATGAATCGGGTCCTCAAGCCCGGCGGCCGACTCGTCATACTGGAAGATGACGGGATGCATCGGATGGTATTGCCACTCGACCCGCGCGATGAAGGAATCGTTCAGCAGGCACTGGCCACGGCGTTTGAACGCCGATCCGCCGGGATCGATGGGCTTTGCTTCAGCCGATACGCCTACCGCATTCTCAAACGAAACGGCTGGAGGAATCCGAAGCGTTATTCATTCGGCTTTGATCGACTATCCCCGCTCTCGCGGATCGACCGGCGTTTTTTCGATATTGCCTTAACAGAACTGTGGTCACTCGTCGGGGACCACACCCCGGAACATGAACGCGCACGGCTCAAATCAATGCTCGTTCCGGGCGGCCGCGATTACATCGTGGACAGACCCGAGTTCTCCGCCACGCTCTTCACGTCGCTCATCATGGCGAAGAAGGACGGTTCAAATTTTTCAAATGCCGCCAGTTGCAGTGCAATTGATCGTGTCCCGATGAAACCGCGATGA
- a CDS encoding PVC-type heme-binding CxxCH protein: MIRQILLFLIATSAAFQLAPSRSAAEALVEIAPNERIALVGNGLAERMRLFGNFEAMLQSNFPEKAISVRNFGWPADEVGKQQRPNDYTHIDDPLKVYSPDRLICFFGFNESFAGPEGIDRFRRNLKHYVKESTDRLDRLAKPQFVFVSPIAYESTGDPHLPEGVEENENLALYADAMREVAAELEVPFVDLFTPTKSQFAKQPGNQYTTDGVHLNADGDLAVATLLSEALFGESSTADPKSATFEHLREAIVDKEWHHQQDYRMVNGWYVYGGRSSPFGEVNFPEEYAKIRQMVALRQERIWKIARGEKVSEEVDDSQTLPLKPVPSTFGTKTYSEPEDLRFLSPEEALGAMTVAPGYRVQTFADEERFPELANPVQINFDNKGRLWASCMPTYPQWHPNEARPNDRLLIFEDTDGDGRADDVKVFADDLHIPTGFAFWNGGVIVVDQPRLVFLKDTDGDDRADVKEVLLDGFATDDTHHAIGAFELTPGGEVLMLEGVSMSTAVETPRGPFRNHGRSTIYRYDPRTRKIEKHIQPAFANPWCATHNDWGQQFVGDGTGATQFWATPLSGKVYPGRKGIGQFVHYSGGRMRPAIGCEFLFSRHFPEEARGNYIYACVINLNGILQFEVEDEGAGYRGDRITDIVNSTDRNFRPADPQIAPDGTLYFADWHNPLIGHMQYSQRDPNRDHRHGRIYRLSAVDRPTVEPATQHGKSIEELLEQFREYEPRTRERARRELRDRDSGEVAKAIDRWAADLDETDPLYDQLLTNALWVQQGHHRVTEELAQYVLNARTPDARAAGINVVVSERAYLPTAFQMIAPLVDDDHPRVRLEVVRAMSFFPTNEAIEVALRAADKPMDEMLDYTLESTLAANESVWRRAIANGISIGSPKSKGRQILARLAGKSDYGPRATKVLKQILEGKNLRIDRKLALYDSISSMSGDHSAGAKVFKRACAACHKAGEAGAKYAPNLSDVGKRLKPAELVESILYPNAKLNPDYQTVNVLTVDGIIVTGLIVEETDEAVTVHVGADKIKKVPQDDIEEIIKVRVSSMPEKLNETMSGEEFVDLLAFLKSRRTKP, translated from the coding sequence ATGATCCGTCAAATCCTGCTTTTCCTGATCGCAACCTCGGCAGCGTTCCAACTCGCACCCTCCCGCTCGGCGGCCGAGGCGTTGGTGGAGATCGCGCCGAACGAGCGAATTGCGCTGGTCGGCAACGGTCTTGCCGAGCGGATGCGACTGTTCGGGAACTTCGAAGCGATGTTGCAATCGAATTTCCCGGAGAAAGCGATCTCGGTCCGGAACTTCGGCTGGCCCGCCGATGAGGTGGGCAAGCAGCAGCGCCCCAACGACTACACCCACATCGACGACCCGCTGAAGGTCTACTCGCCCGACCGGTTGATCTGCTTCTTCGGCTTCAATGAGTCGTTCGCCGGCCCTGAGGGCATCGACCGCTTCCGGCGGAACTTGAAGCATTACGTCAAAGAGTCGACCGACCGGCTCGATCGGTTGGCGAAACCACAATTCGTGTTCGTCTCGCCGATTGCCTACGAATCGACCGGCGATCCGCATCTGCCAGAGGGAGTCGAAGAGAACGAAAATCTCGCTCTCTATGCCGACGCAATGCGAGAGGTTGCCGCTGAGCTTGAGGTCCCGTTCGTCGATCTGTTCACGCCGACGAAATCGCAATTCGCAAAGCAACCGGGCAATCAATACACGACTGACGGCGTTCATTTGAATGCCGATGGTGATCTCGCCGTCGCGACGCTGCTTAGCGAAGCGCTGTTCGGAGAGTCCAGCACCGCTGATCCGAAGAGCGCGACTTTCGAACATTTAAGAGAAGCGATCGTCGATAAAGAATGGCATCACCAGCAGGACTACCGGATGGTCAACGGTTGGTATGTGTACGGCGGCCGTAGTTCGCCGTTCGGCGAAGTCAACTTCCCCGAGGAGTACGCCAAAATTCGCCAAATGGTCGCGCTGCGTCAGGAGCGGATCTGGAAGATCGCCCGGGGTGAAAAGGTCTCGGAGGAAGTCGATGACTCACAGACACTGCCGCTCAAACCGGTCCCTTCGACATTTGGCACGAAAACCTATTCGGAACCCGAAGACCTGCGGTTCTTAAGTCCGGAGGAGGCCCTCGGTGCCATGACGGTCGCGCCCGGCTATCGGGTGCAGACGTTCGCCGACGAAGAGCGATTTCCCGAGTTAGCCAATCCGGTGCAAATTAATTTCGACAATAAGGGGCGATTATGGGCGTCGTGCATGCCGACTTATCCGCAGTGGCATCCTAATGAAGCCCGACCGAATGACCGCCTCTTAATTTTTGAAGACACCGACGGAGACGGCCGCGCCGATGACGTGAAAGTCTTTGCGGACGACCTCCATATTCCAACCGGCTTTGCCTTCTGGAACGGCGGCGTGATTGTCGTCGATCAGCCGCGGCTTGTGTTCTTGAAGGATACCGACGGCGATGACCGGGCCGATGTGAAAGAGGTCCTGCTTGACGGCTTCGCCACCGACGACACGCACCACGCGATCGGGGCGTTCGAATTAACGCCCGGCGGCGAGGTGTTAATGCTCGAAGGAGTTTCGATGTCGACGGCTGTTGAAACGCCGCGGGGTCCGTTTCGCAATCATGGCCGGTCAACGATCTATCGTTACGACCCGCGAACGAGGAAGATCGAAAAGCACATTCAACCGGCTTTCGCCAACCCGTGGTGCGCGACTCACAATGACTGGGGCCAGCAGTTCGTCGGTGACGGCACCGGCGCCACTCAGTTCTGGGCGACGCCGCTCTCGGGCAAGGTCTATCCCGGTCGGAAGGGCATCGGGCAGTTCGTGCATTATTCCGGCGGGCGGATGCGACCGGCGATCGGGTGCGAATTCCTGTTCTCACGGCACTTCCCGGAGGAAGCCCGCGGAAACTACATCTACGCCTGCGTCATTAACCTAAACGGCATTCTGCAGTTTGAGGTTGAGGACGAAGGAGCCGGCTATCGCGGCGACCGAATCACCGACATCGTCAATTCGACCGACCGCAATTTTCGTCCCGCCGATCCTCAAATCGCCCCGGACGGAACTCTCTACTTCGCCGACTGGCACAACCCGCTGATCGGCCACATGCAATACTCGCAGCGCGATCCCAATCGCGATCACCGCCACGGCCGCATTTATCGTTTGAGCGCCGTCGACCGCCCGACGGTTGAGCCTGCGACTCAGCATGGAAAGTCGATCGAAGAATTACTCGAGCAGTTCCGCGAATATGAACCGCGTACCCGCGAGCGGGCCCGGCGGGAGCTGCGTGATCGAGACTCCGGCGAGGTGGCCAAGGCGATCGACCGCTGGGCGGCTGATCTTGACGAGACCGACCCGCTTTATGATCAACTGCTGACGAATGCCCTGTGGGTGCAGCAGGGGCATCATCGGGTGACCGAGGAGCTGGCCCAATATGTTCTGAATGCTCGAACGCCTGACGCCCGCGCGGCGGGTATTAATGTCGTTGTCTCGGAGCGCGCGTATCTGCCGACTGCGTTTCAGATGATCGCACCACTCGTCGATGACGATCACCCGCGGGTTCGGCTTGAAGTCGTGCGGGCGATGAGCTTTTTCCCCACGAACGAAGCGATCGAAGTCGCCTTACGTGCAGCTGATAAGCCGATGGACGAAATGCTGGATTACACGCTGGAAAGCACGCTCGCTGCGAATGAATCGGTGTGGCGAAGAGCAATAGCCAACGGTATCTCAATTGGCAGCCCCAAGTCGAAGGGCCGTCAAATCTTAGCCCGATTGGCGGGCAAATCAGATTACGGCCCTCGCGCGACCAAAGTTCTCAAACAGATTCTCGAAGGCAAGAATCTGCGGATCGATCGGAAGCTCGCGCTTTACGACTCGATCTCCAGTATGAGCGGCGACCACTCGGCGGGTGCGAAAGTCTTTAAACGGGCATGTGCAGCATGCCATAAAGCCGGAGAAGCCGGGGCCAAATATGCCCCGAATCTTTCCGACGTTGGCAAGCGACTCAAACCCGCGGAACTCGTCGAATCAATCCTCTATCCGAACGCAAAATTGAATCCTGACTATCAAACGGTCAACGTGCTGACTGTCGACGGGATTATCGTCACCGGTTTAATTGTCGAAGAGACCGATGAGGCTGTGACGGTTCACGTCGGGGCAGACAAAATTAAGAAGGTGCCGCAGGACGATATTGAAGAGATCATCAAGGTCCGGGTCTCCAGCATGCCGGAGAAGTTAAACGAGACGATGTCGGGGGAAGAGTTCGTGGACTTGTTGGCGTTCTTAAAAAGCCGGCGCACGAAGCCCTAA
- a CDS encoding ABC1 kinase family protein produces MQPRPVRLIRNLNRTREIVSVFAAHGFGDLLRRTKLQRLFSRSSRSPRVKELSLAQRLRMALEKLGPAFVKLGQVISTRPDLVPPEVIEELSRLREDVKPFPSEQAVAEVEASLGGTVDELFLKFDREPMAAGSLAQVHRAVHRDGTPVAVKVRRPGVVETIERDLMLMVDLAALLEHRVPEARIFDPMGLVKHFSRTIRREIDFVREARSMDEFRRQFADNKEFAVPNVYFELSSEKVLTMQFVDGLHVSDHEQMAELDIDPHHIAEVGSKLFMEQIFKFGIFHADPHVGNVRVLKEGAFCLLDYGMIGYLDDELREDLVDLFAGIANRNVPKVSRLMVEIGEPLGEVNTKLLRTDVRDFLGAYYGVPLDQVSVANLLSDFLGILSAHGIRCPGNLMMLIRALVALEGAGRALSPDFNLANALGPFVKQVLQDRYRPDRLASEFFEEAFEIGGVARRLPGYLDIIADKMSRDKFEIEVRPAGLERLTNEIDRTGNRVTVSLAMASLIVASALLIHSGPGNAWFAIPIFILSSVLGLWLVYGIIRSGSL; encoded by the coding sequence ATGCAGCCCCGCCCCGTTCGTCTGATCCGCAACCTCAATCGGACACGAGAGATCGTTTCCGTCTTTGCTGCGCATGGTTTCGGCGATTTGCTACGGCGGACGAAGTTGCAGCGACTGTTCAGTCGAAGCAGCCGCTCGCCACGCGTTAAAGAGTTGTCGCTGGCGCAACGGCTTCGCATGGCACTCGAGAAACTCGGCCCGGCGTTCGTCAAATTGGGGCAGGTGATCAGCACTCGCCCTGACCTCGTTCCCCCCGAGGTGATCGAGGAACTGTCACGCTTGCGGGAAGACGTGAAGCCATTTCCCAGCGAACAGGCCGTTGCCGAGGTCGAAGCCTCGCTGGGCGGCACCGTCGACGAGCTCTTCCTGAAATTTGATCGGGAGCCGATGGCCGCGGGATCGCTGGCTCAGGTTCACCGGGCCGTGCATCGCGACGGTACACCCGTCGCGGTGAAAGTGCGCCGGCCGGGAGTCGTTGAAACGATCGAGCGCGACCTGATGTTAATGGTCGATTTGGCCGCGCTGTTGGAGCATCGCGTGCCCGAAGCGAGAATCTTCGACCCGATGGGCCTCGTGAAACACTTCAGCCGGACGATCCGTCGCGAAATTGATTTCGTACGCGAAGCCCGCTCGATGGACGAGTTCCGTCGTCAGTTTGCCGACAATAAAGAGTTCGCCGTTCCGAACGTCTATTTCGAGCTGTCGTCCGAAAAAGTCCTCACGATGCAGTTCGTCGACGGACTGCATGTCAGCGACCACGAGCAGATGGCCGAACTCGACATCGACCCGCATCACATCGCCGAGGTCGGCTCGAAGTTGTTTATGGAACAGATTTTTAAGTTCGGTATCTTTCACGCTGACCCCCACGTGGGGAACGTGCGGGTGTTAAAAGAAGGAGCCTTCTGCCTGCTCGACTACGGCATGATCGGTTACCTCGACGATGAACTCCGCGAAGACCTGGTCGATCTGTTCGCCGGCATCGCGAATCGCAACGTGCCGAAAGTCTCACGCCTGATGGTCGAGATCGGCGAGCCGCTTGGCGAGGTTAATACGAAACTGCTGCGGACCGATGTGCGTGACTTTCTGGGAGCGTATTACGGTGTGCCGCTCGACCAGGTCAGCGTCGCCAATTTGCTCAGCGATTTCCTTGGCATTCTGTCGGCTCACGGGATCCGTTGCCCCGGGAATCTAATGATGCTGATCCGGGCCCTTGTCGCGCTGGAGGGCGCCGGACGGGCCCTCAGTCCCGACTTTAATTTGGCCAACGCTCTTGGTCCCTTTGTGAAACAGGTCCTGCAGGATCGCTATCGCCCCGATCGACTTGCGTCCGAATTCTTCGAGGAGGCCTTTGAGATCGGCGGAGTGGCCCGACGTTTGCCGGGCTATCTCGACATCATTGCTGATAAGATGTCTCGCGATAAATTTGAGATCGAGGTCCGACCGGCTGGCTTGGAGCGATTGACCAACGAGATCGACCGAACCGGCAACCGGGTCACCGTCAGCCTCGCGATGGCGTCGCTGATCGTCGCCTCCGCGCTCTTAATTCATTCCGGCCCGGGCAACGCCTGGTTCGCGATTCCGATCTTTATCTTGTCGAGCGTGCTCGGCCTGTGGCTCGTCTACGGCATCATCCGCAGCGGCTCGCTTTAA
- a CDS encoding four helix bundle protein, with protein MRNPARRFEDLVVWQKSHALTLDIYRRTEAFPRREIYGITSQVRRAAYSVPANIAEGFRKRGKNDKLRFLNIAEASLDETRYFLILARDPGFLDPEELFLQIEQVSKLLDGYTKAIRRDSL; from the coding sequence ATGCGAAATCCAGCTCGGCGGTTCGAAGACCTCGTTGTTTGGCAAAAATCGCACGCTTTGACGCTCGACATTTATCGCCGGACTGAGGCATTCCCAAGAAGGGAGATCTACGGAATCACTTCTCAAGTTCGTCGAGCCGCGTACTCGGTACCTGCAAATATCGCCGAAGGGTTCCGGAAACGAGGAAAGAATGACAAGCTGCGTTTCTTGAACATCGCCGAAGCATCGCTCGACGAAACTCGTTACTTTCTGATTCTCGCCCGAGACCCCGGCTTTCTCGATCCCGAAGAGCTTTTTCTGCAGATCGAGCAGGTGTCGAAACTCCTCGACGGCTATACAAAAGCCATCCGCCGCGATTCACTTTGA
- a CDS encoding AAA family ATPase yields MSDEHLKLSPAEFLAELKGQAGVDHLSDEQVLGALDDLDINLDDLEESFSGDDSSGEPSGQTADEDGQAKPKAAAHNARLSQLFDRVHDLLGSKSQQEVTFRPPVPESLEETGLMADEVERLALKFLLAKGSAPGREICQQMRLPFALVDPILKQLKQEQLVGFRGAAEMGDYEFQITDYGRERARRYSEECTYFGAAPVQLKDYLQAMERQSIAKQEVTEEDLARAFSDLILEPEMMDKLGPAINSGRGMFLFGEPGNGKTSVAERITKCFGSTIWIPRAIGIDGDIIRLYDPGVHELIEDPQDDGIFDLSGVDQRWVQVTRPTVIAGGELTMKELEVCQNTQTKICEAPLQLKSNCGTLVIDDFGRQTMPVDVLLNRWIVPLEKRYDFLNLPSGKKVQVPFDQLIIFSTNLEPKDLVDGAFLRRIPYKIEVTDPSADLFRKLTELFAPKMGFSYDREDRESVEYLIETHYHAAGRPFRACHPRDLLLQVRNYCVYKKEPKKLSPQAFDFAVENYFSVM; encoded by the coding sequence ATGTCCGACGAACATCTCAAACTGTCGCCCGCTGAGTTTCTGGCCGAATTAAAGGGTCAGGCGGGGGTCGATCATCTCAGCGACGAGCAGGTTCTCGGTGCGCTGGACGACCTCGACATCAATCTCGACGACCTTGAGGAATCGTTTTCGGGCGATGATTCAAGCGGTGAGCCTTCCGGTCAGACGGCGGACGAAGACGGGCAGGCGAAGCCCAAGGCGGCGGCTCACAACGCTCGGCTATCACAACTGTTCGACCGCGTGCACGACCTGCTGGGGTCGAAGTCTCAGCAGGAAGTCACGTTCCGCCCGCCGGTTCCGGAATCGCTCGAAGAAACCGGCTTAATGGCCGACGAGGTCGAACGACTGGCCTTAAAATTTCTTCTAGCGAAAGGCTCGGCACCGGGGCGGGAAATCTGCCAGCAGATGCGATTGCCCTTCGCGCTGGTCGACCCGATCTTAAAGCAATTGAAGCAGGAGCAACTCGTCGGTTTCCGCGGAGCCGCGGAGATGGGCGACTATGAATTTCAGATTACCGATTACGGTCGCGAACGGGCCCGGCGGTACTCCGAAGAGTGCACCTATTTCGGTGCCGCGCCGGTGCAGCTTAAGGATTATCTTCAGGCGATGGAGCGGCAGAGCATCGCCAAGCAGGAGGTGACCGAAGAAGACCTCGCGCGGGCGTTTAGCGATCTGATCCTCGAACCCGAAATGATGGACAAGCTCGGCCCGGCGATTAATTCGGGCCGCGGGATGTTCCTGTTCGGCGAGCCGGGCAACGGCAAAACGAGTGTCGCCGAACGAATCACCAAGTGCTTCGGCAGCACGATTTGGATTCCACGAGCGATCGGGATCGACGGCGACATCATCCGGCTTTACGACCCCGGTGTGCATGAATTAATCGAAGACCCTCAGGACGACGGCATCTTCGATCTCTCCGGCGTCGATCAGCGTTGGGTGCAAGTCACGCGGCCGACGGTTATTGCCGGGGGCGAGCTGACGATGAAGGAGCTCGAAGTCTGCCAGAACACGCAGACCAAGATCTGCGAGGCCCCGCTGCAACTTAAGAGCAACTGTGGAACCTTGGTGATCGACGACTTTGGTCGGCAGACGATGCCGGTCGACGTGCTGCTGAATCGCTGGATTGTGCCTTTAGAGAAGCGCTACGACTTTCTCAACCTGCCGAGCGGCAAGAAGGTTCAGGTTCCGTTCGACCAACTGATCATCTTCTCGACCAACTTGGAACCGAAAGACCTCGTCGACGGCGCGTTTCTGCGCCGCATCCCGTACAAAATCGAAGTGACCGACCCCTCGGCTGATTTGTTCCGCAAATTGACGGAGCTGTTCGCTCCGAAAATGGGTTTCAGTTACGACCGCGAGGACCGAGAGTCGGTCGAGTATTTGATCGAGACCCACTATCACGCCGCGGGGCGCCCCTTTCGGGCCTGCCATCCCCGCGACCTGCTGCTCCAGGTCCGCAACTACTGCGTCTACAAGAAAGAGCCGAAGAAACTCAGCCCGCAGGCTTTTGACTTCGCGGTGGAGAATTACTTCTCGGTGATGTGA
- a CDS encoding PQQ-binding-like beta-propeller repeat protein: MRSKFVSAVALTLSTLMATCSFAEDWPQWMGPQRDNVWRQSGLIENLDDAEVVWRQPIAWGYAGPAVADGTVFINDFVTDANVKVSNFQRRGFDGTERLTALDAATGEEKWTFEYPMTITASYPGGPRCTPVVEDGRVYSLGAEGFLACLNAEDGTKIWSVDLKEQYKVNSPLWGYAAHPLIYKDKLITLAGGEGTHAVALDTKTGEELWRTLSSEQQGYAPPTLIEHGGILQLILAKPDEVASVNPDTGDVYWSVPYQATNGSIIMSPVLFKDHLFVGGYSQKTMLLKLISAAEQNDGKPGATVEWQDKGRAGISPVNVQPIVTDGVMYGFDQNGQLYAVELPSGKRLWNTPEPVSKRPLGTGSGFIVRQAETDVYWIFTEAGDLTRCRLTKDGFEELSRTHLLDPTNSAFGRAVVWSQPAFAGQRVYVRNDKEIMAVDLGE; the protein is encoded by the coding sequence ATGCGCAGCAAGTTCGTCTCAGCCGTCGCCCTCACACTCTCGACGTTGATGGCCACCTGTTCGTTCGCCGAAGACTGGCCGCAGTGGATGGGCCCCCAGCGTGACAACGTGTGGCGGCAATCGGGCCTGATCGAAAATCTCGACGACGCCGAAGTCGTCTGGCGACAACCAATCGCCTGGGGCTACGCGGGCCCGGCTGTCGCCGATGGCACCGTCTTCATCAACGACTTCGTCACCGATGCGAACGTCAAAGTCTCGAACTTTCAACGACGAGGCTTCGACGGCACAGAACGTCTCACCGCCCTCGACGCAGCCACCGGTGAGGAAAAATGGACGTTCGAGTATCCGATGACGATCACCGCGTCGTACCCCGGCGGGCCGCGCTGCACGCCCGTGGTTGAAGACGGACGGGTCTACTCCCTCGGTGCGGAAGGATTCCTCGCCTGCCTTAATGCGGAAGACGGAACAAAGATCTGGTCGGTCGATCTGAAAGAACAATACAAAGTCAACTCGCCGCTGTGGGGCTATGCCGCCCACCCACTGATCTATAAAGACAAATTAATTACGCTCGCCGGGGGAGAAGGCACGCACGCCGTCGCGCTTGATACGAAGACCGGCGAAGAGCTGTGGCGAACGCTGAGTTCCGAGCAACAGGGCTACGCCCCGCCGACGTTAATCGAGCACGGCGGCATCCTTCAACTCATTCTCGCCAAGCCGGACGAGGTCGCGTCGGTCAATCCCGACACCGGCGACGTCTATTGGAGCGTCCCCTATCAGGCGACCAACGGCTCGATCATCATGTCGCCGGTTTTATTTAAGGATCATCTCTTCGTCGGCGGGTACTCGCAAAAGACGATGCTCTTAAAATTAATTTCCGCCGCCGAGCAGAATGACGGCAAGCCAGGTGCAACAGTCGAATGGCAGGACAAGGGTCGGGCGGGGATCTCGCCGGTGAATGTGCAGCCGATCGTGACCGACGGCGTGATGTACGGCTTCGACCAGAACGGCCAACTCTACGCCGTCGAACTGCCGAGCGGCAAGCGGCTGTGGAACACGCCCGAACCGGTCAGCAAACGCCCCCTGGGAACCGGCTCGGGCTTCATCGTCCGACAGGCCGAGACCGACGTCTATTGGATCTTCACCGAAGCCGGCGACCTCACCCGCTGCCGCCTGACCAAGGACGGCTTCGAAGAACTCTCCCGCACCCACCTCCTGGACCCCACCAACTCCGCCTTCGGCCGAGCCGTCGTCTGGTCCCAACCCGCCTTCGCCGGCCAGCGAGTTTATGTAAGGAATGATAAAGAGATCATGGCGGTTGATTTGGGGGAGTGA
- a CDS encoding sigma-70 family RNA polymerase sigma factor, with translation MWPTADETQVLLQNAGDGDADAVQALLERHRGSLRRLVQLRLDRRLIRRVDASDVVQDVMLEAHQRLPEYFKDGSMPFHLWIRHLARDRIIDMHRRHRAAAKRSVDKERPLQSQQFGDQSSIELAAQLRDPELTPAAATIRKELQERFLAALDEMDEDDRDILLMRHFEQLGNGEAAEALGISPAAAGMRHLRALKRLRTILGEPEPN, from the coding sequence ATGTGGCCGACTGCCGACGAGACGCAAGTTCTGCTGCAAAACGCCGGTGACGGCGATGCAGACGCCGTGCAGGCTCTGTTGGAGCGGCACCGCGGTTCGCTCCGCAGGCTCGTCCAGTTGCGGCTCGACCGGCGGCTCATCCGCCGTGTCGATGCCAGCGACGTCGTGCAGGACGTCATGCTCGAAGCCCATCAGCGGCTGCCCGAGTACTTCAAGGACGGCTCCATGCCGTTCCACCTCTGGATTCGCCACCTTGCTCGCGATCGCATCATCGACATGCATCGCAGGCACCGCGCGGCGGCGAAACGCAGCGTCGACAAAGAACGCCCGCTCCAATCGCAACAGTTCGGCGATCAATCCTCCATCGAACTCGCCGCCCAGCTTCGTGATCCCGAGCTAACGCCCGCGGCTGCGACGATCCGCAAGGAACTGCAGGAACGCTTCCTCGCCGCACTCGATGAGATGGACGAAGACGATCGCGACATCCTGCTGATGCGGCACTTCGAGCAACTCGGCAACGGCGAAGCGGCCGAAGCCCTCGGAATCAGCCCCGCAGCGGCAGGCATGAGACACCTCCGAGCCCTTAAACGCCTCCGCACCATCCTCGGCGAACCCGAGCCAAACTGA